The genomic segment TGCTCGAGTTGATTTCTTGTACTGTCGCCTCCTTTGGTCCCATTGTCCATCCCCTCCTTAAAGTTACACCCTCACCGTTCACCCTAACGCTTCACCCGTTAACATCAACTTCGTCTGACTGGCAGATTCTGACGCCAACGTCCGCAAAGTCGTGTGGACAACAGGCAAGGTTAACCCCTCTCCAGAATTTCTCTCTCCCCTCAGTTCTCTCTATCTTTTGCCTTCTCTCTCCTCTTTGTTGTTATCCCTTCACTGCTATCGCTACGGGATTATGGTCGCCCGCCGGCTCGACTCCGATGATGGTCCAAGGGTTCAGCAGCGGTCAAACAGGTCGGACGTCATCAGCCGGCGTCCAGATCCCGCCAATACCCAGAAGATGCTCCGGCGACACACTAGCGGCCTTTTTTTCTAACAACTTTATTCTGGTAGTCAATTTCTACATCAAAATTGGCAAAAACCAGTAGCTCGCAGGCGTACCGGTGACATCTGTACtttgaactattttgtttcttgtttttttatttttttttcttgtctctTGTTTCTTGTTTGTTTCCTGTTTCTTGTTTCTTTCTGTTCCAATTTTCCTATTTCTTGTGAGTATAGTAGTGTTTGGCTGCTTTGCTTATTGTTGAATTTTGTTGTGTTGTTCTAGATGCTAGGCCGAATAGTGTACTTTGTGTGTGCCTTTTCTTACTGTTTTTGTAAGGTTGATTTATCCATTGGGTTGTCGGCTTGGGGCTTTGTTTAGCTGTTTGAGTAGTGAATAGAGGGGTCGATGAtggaatagggtcatgtccgagtgGTTGGGGGTGAGGGCTATTTGGGAGGAGGTGGGGAAGGAAGGgcaagggggggggggggggggggtttcggCCAGGCGTTAGGGATGGGTCGAGGAGGAGTGTTAGAGGGAGGCGAGAGATGTGagaagataggttgagggtagggtcttggaatattgggacccttcagggtaagtccatagaattggtgaagattcttaagaagaggaggattaatattgtgTGTGTTCAGGAGACTAGGTGAGCAGGATTTAACGCTAGTGATATGGATGTGTACAAGATTTGGTACTTAGGGAATGAGAGACATCAGAATGGAGTCGGtatcttagtggatgaggagcttagaGGATAGATGGGGGAGGTTAAGAGGGTTAGTGATAGGCTGATAAAGATTAAGTTAGTTATCGGGGGTTTATCGTTACACttgtgtagtgtttatgcgccGCAGGCGGGCTTGGAGGAGGAGGTGAAGGCGAGATTTTGGAAGAATTTGGATAAGATGGTGAGAAATGCGCATAACTCTGAGAAAATCATCATAGCAGGGGACTTTATTGGGCACATTGGAATCTTACCAGGAGGCTATGATGATGTGCGCGGTGATTTTGGCTTCGGTGTTAGAAATGGCGATGGAGATGCCTTATTGGATTTTGCAAGAGCCTTTGGGCTGTTAGTAGTGAAtttgagctttccaaagaaggAGGATCGCCTGATTACCTTTTGAAGtgcgatagccaagactcagattgactttctgctgcttaggaagggggatagggtgTTATGTAAGAACTGTAAGGTCATTTCGAGTGAGCACCTTTTAACCCAACACAGgcttctagtgatggacttgtCTATCAAGAAGAGCACGAAGAAAAAAGTCGGGAAGGatcgacctagaattaagtggggtggcttgacgCCAGTTAGTACACTGGAGATAGGGGAAAATGTGGTAGGTAGAGGGGTGTGGGAGTGCATGGGGACGTAGAtgttatgtgggatagggctgccaACTGCATCACGGAGGCTGTTAGGGAAGTGTTAGGTGTTTCGAGGGGTTAGACAGGTCAGCATAAGGGGGATTGGTGGGGGAAtaaagaagtaaagaagaaagtagagattaagaagggggcatatgttaagttgattgagagtaaagatgacgtagagaagcgggtgaatagggaggtCTACAAGGTagctaggaaagaggctaagttagcagttacagcTGCTAAGTCAGCAACGTTTGAGAGTTTGTATGCCGGGTTTGAGGAGAAAGGAGgagaaaaaaggttgtataggcttgcaaAGGATGGGGagcggaagggtcgtgacctagattaagtgaagtgcattaagggggaggatggtagtgtTCTGGTGGtggatgttcacattaagaagagatggaaggagtactttcatagacttttgaacgaggagtgggacagaggcattgagttaggAGAGATGGCACACTCGAAGAAGAGTCGTGATTTCAGCTATTGTAAGctttttaaggttgaggaggtcaaagaGTCTCTTCATAGGATGTGGAGGGGTATGGCGATGGGGCCGTACtagattccagtggatttttggaagtatgctgGTGGGGTAGGTCTAAGGTGGTTGACGAATTTGTCTAATGACATTTTTAAGACTATGAGAATGACTGAGGATTAGAGATGGAGTATGATGATtctgttatataaaaacaagagtgacatttagagttgcaacaatataggggtattaagctgctGAGTCACAgtatgaagatttaggagagagtggttgagcggagattgaggagggtcgtgtcCATTTTAGAGAATCAGTTTGAATTTATACATGGTCACTCAACGACAGAGGCAATCTATTTGGTGAAGatattggtggagcagtatagagaaaggaatTGGGACTTACACTTGGTgctcatcgacctggaaaagacCTATGATAAAGTCTCAAGGGAGGTATTTTGGAGATACTTGGAGGTGAGGAGGGTCCAGtagcgtacatcagagctatAAAGGACATGTACAATGGAGGAAAGACCAGGGTAAAGTCGGCAAGAGGAGACTCAAAGAACTTTTTGGTCAAGACAGGGCTGCATCAGGGATCAAATCTTAGTCCGTTCCTATTTGCGTTGGTAATGGACGTGTTGATgtggagtattcaaggtgaggtgacttggtgtatgttattaacggatgatgtagtgctgattgatgggACGTGGAGGGGCGTGAATGATagattggaggtttggaggcaaacccttgagtctaggggttcaggttgagtaggtccaggACAAGGAATTTAGAATGCAATTTTAGTGATTTGAGGCCGGAGGACTATGTGGTGGTCaggttggactcccaggatgtttgtaagaagaATAGTTTTAAgaatcttgggtctatgatttacgggaatggtgatattgatgagGATGTCGCTAAACATATTGGAGCAGGGGATGAAGTAGAGGCTAACCTCGAGAGttttgtatgataagaaggtgacACTTAAGATTAAAGGCAAATTCTGCAAAGTgacagtccgtccggccatgttgtatgtaGTGGAGTGTTGGCCGATCAAgtactcccacatccaaaaattaaaagtgacgaaaataaggatgttgcgttagatgtgtgggcttactagaggggacagggttaggaatgagattctCCGAGAGAAGATGAGAGTGACTTTGGTGCAGGGCAAGATGCGGAAAGGAAGGCTacgatggtttgggcatgtgatagGGAGGGACACGGATGCCCTagttcgtaggtatgagaggcaAGTGTTGGATGGctttaggaggagtagaggtaggccgaagaaatactggagggaggtgattagacatgacatggagcagttgttgcttactgaggacatgaccctcgatAGGTAGGTATGGAGGTcgtggataagggtagaaggctagtgggAAGGTGTGGGTTATAGCAAGCCGTCAGGAGGGATCTTGTGTATCCGGGTTAGTAATCTTAGGACTGtgtacataggtgtctttggtTCGTGAGTGTATGTTACTTCTAGGTGGGTGGCCCATTCAtaatttcttagttcctattttcttattttgggttGCCTCATCTCTCGTATTTCGTAtttctttgatttatattttattatttcgtACGCCTATTTCTGTTATCCCATCCATCCCcttatttatatttctttatgttgttccaggggtctatcggaaacaatctctctacttctccggaggtagccGTATGGATTGTgtatatcttaccctccctagaccctactttgtgggaatacactggctttgttgttgttgttgttgtatttcttGTACTGTCATTCGACTAATAATTTTTATATCAGGGGATCACTCTTAACTTTATTTTGTAATGCAAAATCTAAGGGGACGTTTAATCatgaaattttttcatttttccaaaTATGTTTgtccataaatttttgaaaaaatctgctttcactttattcaaaaattttgacaaaaattaatcATGGACAaatatttttccaattttttaaaaaatatttttcacttttgaaaataaaaacataattttttctgTTTTCACAAGAAAATGTGACCAAACACCTACTAAGTTACTCAACTAACGATAATTATCTCAGAAACTAATACAATTTTATTTTGCCTAAAAGTGAcatttatatctaaataaaattatatatcatgTATAACAGTTAAAAGATATATCTACTAAtgttataaattttattgattcTTTTCGGCTTTACATGAGTTTGTCGACTAGACATTTATTTTAACGAAAAGGGATAAATATACTCCCGAATTATATTTAATGGTACGTGTCAcaccttttttaaccaaaaagaatattagttttaaagtttgaaaagagttttattattattaagtgaaaaatatagaatttattttgaaaaggagtCTTTTTATATGAACTCAGAGTCACCGCTAGGAATAAAaccagtgtgccaagtcacctttgaaaatctttatcaaaaggatttgactcttaaaactgatccgcgaacagagattccggctaaggaattctttTGACCGAAGGaaaagtgttaggcacccctcggtcccgtggttcgaccacggtcgctctgtagagtatatcggctagcataacactatgaatgtataaaccaacaaacaTATAagcaagaaacaaacaaaaccaaaattagtGTCCAGTCCGAATTATACCGTTccgtccaaaatagaaaaatgcggaAATGTAAATCcgattctaaactaatcctagtcTATGCTTTATCCGAGACCTCGGGCCGTCATCACGAATGTCCTTCaagtacaagatacttcggggcattccccggtgaataaatacaaatggcctcggggcattccccggctaaataaatacatttttatCTAAATGCGGTAAAttaaatcattcaacaaatattccaaataTTCAATAGTCCACAATTCCTAAATTTTCCTACCCCGAACCTAAAATTTGCCTaacaatttttggcctaaaacatgatactatcgggTGAAAATTAATAGCAAACAACTAATTAATCAAACTCCTTGCATTATGAATCAAAATTATCAAAGTACacctttatcaatttttaatttccgTCCCACTTATTCCCAATTGAGTTTAAATCATTCAATTAttcaattcaaataattaaaCAATCAATATCAACCACCACCATAATCCAAACGTAACCAAACCACGTGAAGCAATATTCACACGCCATAAATTTACCACACAACGTATCAAATAATGAAGATTAATTGAGAATGAGATGAAGAATAGACCTCAATTTTAGTTTAAATCCCAATTGTTTGATGCTACCAACGAATTCGAATACCTCGGTCCAAACCTCAATCAACAAATAAGCCCAACCTTGGTATAGCTTTCACGATTTTTCATCAACCCGAACCAAAATCACAAAGTTCAGAGAAATCCACACTCGATTTCATGCATGACTTCACTGTGTCACTCATTTTTTGGTCAATTCCATTGGATGTGGGTTGGTTGGGTCGGTTTTGATTGTTTTCAGGGATTAAAGGACAATCAGACGTTATTCCAGAGGGATTTTGCCAGAACCAGCTCAACAGGGATTGGTTTTGGTCGAAgtttagtagtatttcattttatgaCAAAATTTCATCGAATAAACCCCGTGACCGatccattttcttcctcttttctgCTATTTTTTGCTCGATGACTCTTTACCACTATCTACTAACTCCAACATATTTGTTTCAGTATGGGCTGATAAtagattttggttgataattggAATCTATGGGCTTGTATCATAATCTAATTTGCGTCGAGCAAATCCTGGATAGATCTCTTTAAATACCAGCATTTTTCGGTATCATGCCCCGGTATGTCAAAACAatatgcacaccttaaagaattATCAAGATTCCTCAGAAGTgaatttgaaagccttccttgaattagGCTTAAGATCTTCACCTTCCTCAACGTTTGAAACAAACTACCATACGACTCCTGAGAGGTGTGAACTAATTTTTAACAACCTTCCCTTTCTTAAACTCAGACCTAGGTTGAAAACCATATTTGGAAGGGTTTTGGTATTTTGTGGAGTTGAGGTATGATTTTGAGAATCTGGTTCACGCCATTGCGGGTAGAAGGGGGTTTAGCAAAAGATTCCAAACCCTTGGGATTTTGACGCGGACATGTGTCGAAAGGACAGACCACCTTGTAactcaaattcatcaaaaggtaCCACTAAGAGAAATAAGCCTACTTGGCCAAAACCAGCTTACAACACTAGACTAAGAGGATGCGGAACCTAGGATAGGACtaagtcaaggaccaaaaaaaaTGTTATCGGACCCATcaagggttgcctatgtatcccaCCCTGAAGGACGAGAATCAGGTATgcatagttcgtccagattgaaaAGTTAAGAATAAATAACCAACTCAACCCTGACTTGAGAGATACGACCAAAGACAAATGATGAACAACGtcaataaaatcattttttttttgagtttttaacttgacacttcacataaaaatgccaccaacaactatgaaagaaaaaactttttagtattttcgttatatgaaatatataaaatctctaccatatttttgaatttttcttttataaaaatctctttttgtaaaaaatatttttaaatttttgaattatgaatgcatggtaaagaaataaaagaaaaatctttttgatatttttttatttttggggaaataagtgcaaaaggtaaaaaaaaatcttttttgaattttgaattttggaaaagaaaagccataaaaaactctaaaaactacgaaactcttttttgactcacttttttcctttctttcctttttcaacctttccttgcctacacactttcctttaattctagcaaatattattttttctaaatcaGTTCGTCAAATGACcctattaccctcaaagatgcaacaattagcatgtAGGAATGCTTTAGGAgtgagtctcctataaaggaccaagtgggtcccgctaaGTCTCAATATGGTGCagataagtatgacctaaaggttgacctaggcaggggtccactaacaaggttgATCGAGGGCGCATATGATTGATAGTGGCTGGGATTgttttccatcaactccatatatCCAATGGCTcctcctcctaaaataagggtgattcaactagagttcgtgtacacgACATGTACTCTGGGACttattgcaaaaaaaaatgaCTTGGATTATGCAAATGATGttagatataaagcggtaacacataagaagaaaaattaaaaacaaagagCACATACGCgtccaacaatgataaaacaatacaagcaattacataaaaaatgtctatacacccagaatatcaaactaagccgatacaactccaaaaataagctcgaattttgaAAAGTTCACCAGCAGAGTCGCCTGAgcttcacacctcttttttaaccaaaaaagattaaatttcaagttcaaaaaatgtttttattattaagtgacaaaagataaaatttgtttcgaaaaggattcatttcacaattaaattcagagtcgcgACTTAACATAAATatggtgtgtcaagtcacctttgaaaatcctttttcaaaaatggtttgactctttaaactgatccacgaatagagattctgactaaggaattt from the Capsicum annuum cultivar UCD-10X-F1 chromosome 9, UCD10Xv1.1, whole genome shotgun sequence genome contains:
- the LOC107841174 gene encoding uncharacterized protein LOC107841174 is translated as MGEVKRVSDRLIKIKLVIGGLSLHLCSVYAPQAGLEEEVKARFWKNLDKMVRNAHNSEKIIIAGDFIGHIGILPGGYDDVRGDFGFGVRNGDGDALLDFARAFGLEVYKVARKEAKLAVTAAKSATFESLYAGFEEKGGEKRLYRLAKDGERKGRDLD